In Actinomycetes bacterium, a genomic segment contains:
- a CDS encoding transposase, which produces EGINSLVQAAKRRARGYRNKQNLIAMVYLIAGRLDFSPTHTN; this is translated from the coding sequence TGGAAGGCATCAACTCGCTGGTGCAGGCCGCCAAGCGCCGCGCCCGCGGCTACCGCAACAAGCAGAACCTGATCGCGATGGTCTACCTGATCGCTGGCCGACTTGACTTCTCACCCACCCACACAAACTAG
- a CDS encoding tyrosine-type recombinase/integrase, with protein MRHTCASLLIAQGASVKAMQAQLGHATASITLDTYGHLFPSEMEALADRLEQTRATALATRAQIPRGLTVVPLSETAGS; from the coding sequence CTGCGGCACACCTGCGCGTCGCTGCTGATCGCCCAGGGCGCGAGCGTGAAGGCCATGCAGGCGCAGCTCGGCCACGCGACCGCGAGCATCACCCTGGACACCTACGGGCACCTGTTCCCGTCCGAGATGGAGGCGCTAGCCGACCGCCTGGAGCAGACGCGCGCAACAGCGCTCGCCACCCGAGCGCAGATCCCACGCGGACTCACCGTCGTCCCGCTCAGC